The following proteins are encoded in a genomic region of Pyrus communis chromosome 11, drPyrComm1.1, whole genome shotgun sequence:
- the LOC137709548 gene encoding signaling peptide TAXIMIN 1-like translates to MCSSEGDCRPLGFLLGLPFALLSLLISVVGIVIWIVGLLLTCICPCCLCVTVMVELALQLVKAPIHVMEWFTSQIPC, encoded by the exons ATGTGCTCTTCAGAGGGTGATTGCAGGCCTTTGGGCTTTCTACTGGGCCTTCCGTTCGCCCTTCTCTCCCTCCTCATCTCCGTCGTCGGCATCGTCATCTGGATCGTCGG GTTGTTGCTGACGTGCATATGCCCGTGCTGCTTGTGCGTGACGGTGATGGTGGAGCTGGCTCTGCAGTTGGTGAAAGCTCCAATTCATGTGATGGAATGGTTCACTTCTCAAATCCCCTGTTAA
- the LOC137749188 gene encoding seed biotin-containing protein SBP65-like: MASEQQQRRENTTPEREVHIAKDKVPKMTTHFEAMTVHVTDTSAGRKDTPLDSGSKQSSKDEGDKAASMRSGNTVGDVGMGKARETHEIGSHKLESLKDTQASAREDRQRESQADKARTENMVADKEAESKKESRQQGGPGVPQSEQSHEDKSQGGGQAHGQRQGSGPQFEQGHETKSHGGVQGVAHSFEQRHEGKGQGGGQGQGQGGTSQSVGKVEECHEAQGRQTTGKVEGRQGGQGQAHGGRQGQSFGKVQERQGAHGGGQQQREGSGGDRGHQTVGKFEVGGEEEQGRTDKGRETSEVQKESRRTQIHEGVEKMTLTGEDKKLQGQEEEQQGSKGRRGSESEMKSTQERTTTEEETKRIKEEEGRRQGTKQQQPSLEEISQLRGTAQQNSMEAIRAAEERYAKAKESARKGLGSATEYASEKAGQAKDTLLQGAQTAKENLTGAGKTAVEKTAPLAGRAKDVAASAGQTTLHYVEEGAVKAKDKTLEGGKTSAAYAGNVAVDLKDKATVAGWTAAHYTTEAAVEGTKKAAKVVIGAAEYAGHKTVDIVSKPLSAAKDAAAVAGEKAEEYTARKKEEAQRELEAKRSAEEQNKQQSLQGGEREGSEWEQGTTWNKQAHENVSVQGIRGEGDRSSEKTQGYQGGQESQNRSQGLVRGADTSRDQGRDESWMKSRSGGAGAGSNEEYMMSMDSSQVGEGGEGVLGAVTETLLEIGQTTKDMLIGGQHGMEEEEELSGGQEQQWKTSTDERSKQGMTRRN, encoded by the exons atGGCTTCCGAGCAGCAGCAAAGAAGGGAAAACACAACGCCGGAGAGGGAGGTGCACATAGCGAAAGACAAGGTGCCCAAAATGACTACTCACTTTGAGGCTATGACGGTACATGTTACTGATACGAGTGCAGGCAGAAAAGACACTCCTCTCGACAGCGGCAGCAAGCAGTCATCGAAGGACGAAGGCGATAAAGCAGCCTCGATGAGGAGTGGGAATACGGTGGGCGATGTGGGAATGGGGAAAGCAAGAGAGACTCATGAGATCGGGTCTCATAAGCTCGAGTCTCTTAAAGATACTCAGGCGTCGGCGAGGGAGGACAGACAGAGAGAATCGCAGGCAGACAAGGCGAGGACAGAAAACATGGTGGCAGACAAAGAAGCTGAGTCTAAGAAAGAGAGCCGCCAACAAGGTGGACCTGGAGTTCCTCAGTCTGAACAGAGCCATGAAGATAAAAGTCAAGGCGGAGGTCAAGCTCATGGTCAACGTCAAGGTAGTGGCCCTCAGTTTGAACAGGGCCATGAAACTAAAAGCCATGGCGGAGTTCAAGGTGTAGCTCATTCATTTGAACAGCGCCATGAAGGTAAAGGTCAAGGTGGAGGTCAAGGCCAAGGTCAAGGTGGAACTAGTCAATCTGTTGGGAAGGTTGAAGAGTGCCATGAAGCTCAAGGTCGCCAAACTACTGGGAAGGTTGAAGGGCGTCAAGGAGGTCAAGGACAAGCCCATGGTGGACGGCAAGGCCAATCTTTTGGGAAGGTTCAAGAGCGTCAAGGAGCCCATGGTGGAGGTCAACAACAACGAGAAGGCAGTGGTGGTGATCGCGGTCATCAGACAGTTGGGAAGTTTGAAGTGGGTGGGGAAGAAGAGCAGGGTCGGACCGATAAAGGCCGAGAAACTAGTGAAGTTCAGAAAGAAAGTAGACGCACACAAATACACGAGGGTGTGGAGAAAATGACTCTTACCGGGGAAGACAAGAAGCTGCAGGGCCAAGAGGAGGAGCAGCAAGGTTCTAAAGGAAGACGAGGCTCCGAGTCTGAGATGAAAAGCACACAAGAGAGAACCACTACTGAAGAGGAGACTaagagaatcaaagaagaaGAGGGTCGACGTCAAGGAaccaaacaacaacaaccatcTTTGGAAGAAATCTCACAGCTGAGAGGCACAGCTCAGCAGAATTCTATGGAGGCGATAAGGGCTGCAGAGGAGCGTTACGCCAAGGCTAAAGAGTCGGCCAGGAAAGGGCTTGGTAGCGCAACCGAGTATGCCTCAGAGAAAGCTGGACAAGCTAAAGACACTCTCCTCCAAGGAGCACAAACTGCCAAAGAGAATCTCACTGGTGCAGGCAAGACCGCCGTCGAAAAAACAGCTCCACTAGCGGGGAGAGCCAAAGATGTTGCTGCCTCCGCCGGTCAGACCACTCTGCATTACGTGGAAGAAGGGGCTGTGAAGGCCAAGGACAAGACTTTGGAGGGCGGGAAGACTTCGGCGGCGTATGCAGGTAATGTGGCAGTGGACTTGAAGGACAAGGCGACTGTGGCCGGTTGGACGGCAGCGCATTACACCACAGAGGCTGCAGTGGAGGGGACTAAAAAGGCAGCGAAGGTTGTGATAGGGGCAGCTGAATATGCTGGGCATAAAACAGTGGATATTGTTTCGAAGCCTTTGAGTGCGGCTAAAGATGCCGCTGCGGTGGCTGGGGAGAAGGCTGAGGAATATACCgcgaggaagaaggaggaggcgCAGAGAGAACTGGAGGCCAAGAGATCAGCTGAAGAGCAAAATAAGCAGCAG TCTCTCCaaggaggagaaagagaaggatCCGAATGGGAGCAAGGCACGACATGGAACAAGCAAGCTCATGAGAATGTTAGCGTTCAGGGGATTCGAGGAGAGGGTGACCGATCATCTGAAAAAACTCAG GGTTATCAAGGTGGACAGGAATCCCAGAATCGATCTCAGGGCCTCGTGCGAGGGGCAGACACGAGTCGGGATCAGGGCAGGGATGAGAGTTGGATGAAGTCGCGGAGCGGTGGCGCTGGGGCAGGAAGCAACGAGGAGTACATGATGAGCATGGACAGCTCTCAAGTGGGAGAGGGTGGTGAGGGGGTGCTGGGAGCAGTCACGGAGACTTTACTGGAGATTGGTCAGACAACAAAAGACATGCTGATCGGCGGGCAGCACGgaatggaggaggaggaggaactGAGTGGTGGCCAGGAACAGCAGTGGAAGACGTCGACGGATGAACGGAGCAAGCAAGGGATGACCAGGAGGAATTGA
- the LOC137708661 gene encoding protein trichome birefringence-like 39 codes for MGFLFRALLLTLFLVSHQTKAQEFNSSFSSNNASSASATSTASTTSSVARKLAGKCNWFRGTWVYDASAKPSYYSSTCPFLDPQFDCLKYGRRDTAFLKYRWQPFSCALPRFNGLYFLEKWRGKKIMFVGDSMSFNHWVSLTCMLHAWVPNSRTSYVKTNSLSAVTFQDYGVQILLYRTPYLVDLVNENVGRVLKLDSITNGNAWRGMDMLIFDTWHWWTHTGRTQPWDYLEERGKLYNDMNRLVAFYKGMTTWGRWVDQNVDPSKTKVFFQGISPTHYEGKEWNQPTRSCASETQPFFEKKYPAGVPLSWVVVNKVLARIKKPVYLLDITLLSQIRKDAHPSKYSGHHGGTDCSHWCLPGLPDTWNQLLYAALFA; via the exons atgggtTTCCTATTCAGAGCTCTGCTTTTAACTCTGTTTTTAGTTTCCCACCAAACAAAAGCACAGGAATTCAATTCCTCTTTCTCCTCCAATAATgcttcttctgcttctgctACCAGCACTGCTAGTACTACCAGCTCAGTCGCCAGAAAGCTTGCAGGAAAATGCAACTGGTTCCGCGGTACATGGGTCTAcgatgcttctgctaaaccatccTACTATTCCTCCACCTGTCCCTTCTTAGATCCACAGTTCGACTGCCTAAAGTACGGCCGCCGCGACACCGCTTTCCTCAAATACAGATGGCAACCCTTCTCCTGCGCCCTTCCCAG GTTCAATGGGTTGTATTTCTTGGAGAAATGGAGGGGGAAGAAGATCATGTTTGTGGGTGACTCAATGAGTTTCAATCATTGGGTGTCTTTAACATGTATGCTTCATGCCTGGGTGCCAAATTCCAGGACTTCATATGTTAAGACAAATAGTTTATCTGCCGTCACATTCCAG GACTATGGAGTACAAATACTGCTGTATCGCACGCCATACCTGGTAGATCTTGTCAACGAGAACGTGGGACGAGTGTTGAAGCTTGACTCAATTACGAATGGCAACGCGTGGAGAGGCATGGACATGCTGATCTTCGACACGTGGCACTGGTGGACGCACACCGGAAGAACACAGCC ATGGGACTACCTGGAAGAAAGGGGTAAATTGTACAACGATATGAACCGTCTGGTCGCATTTTACAAAGGAATGACAACTTGGGGCAGATGGGTCGACCAAAATGTCGATCCTTCCAAAACCAAGGTCTTCTTCCAAGGCATTTCTCCTACCCATTACGA GGGCAAGGAGTGGAATCAGCCAACAAGATCATGCGCAAGTGAAACGCAACCATTCTTTGAGAAAAAGTATCCAGCAGGAGTACCTTTGTCTTGGGTTGTAGTCAACAAAGTGCTGGCTAGGATTAAGAAGCCAGTCTATCTTCTCGACATCACGCTTCTCTCACAAATCCGCAAAGATGCACACCCATCCAAGTACAGCGGCCACCACGGCGGCACGGACTGCAGCCACTGGTGCCTTCCCGGTCTGCCGGATACTTGGAATCAGCTCCTCTATGCTGCTCTATTTGCTTGA
- the LOC137708912 gene encoding protein trichome birefringence-like 33, with amino-acid sequence MDSISPVSRGWRLCMVASCISCIIPIFFLKHSHDSVNLSILGSTDIASTISINESDANSHDSVNLSILGTQLNEEYKCNIFDGKWVYDPKGSPMYKGAQCPFLSDQVSCQRNGRSDFIYEKWSWEAKGCKIPRFDATDMLERLRGKRVIIVGDSLNRNQWESLACLLYSALPPSQTLVDVKSGTYKVFTAKAYNFSVEFYWSPFLMQQNVNQDNGARILRLDRVATSAMKWIGADIMLFNTGHWWDLFQYEGKTVENMDIESAFDMAMNTWARWVDQNVDATKTRVFFRSISPEHKGKHWCYNKTQPIEDDSYETTFPGKIIKVVERTMQRMKTPVTYLNITKLSQHRKDAHPAVYATKKWKQLLALQNRKPETYADCSHWCLPGLPDTWNRLLYVSLVLDTSKVILSS; translated from the exons ATGGACAGCATATCCCCCGTTAGTCGAGGATGGAGGCTCTGCATGGTTGCAAGCTGTATAAGCTGCATCATTCCGATATTCTTTCTCAAACACAGCCACGACAGCGTAAACCTATCAATTCTTGGGAGCACAGACATAGCATCAACAATATCGATCAACGAATCAGATGCAAACAGCCACGACAGCGTAAACCTATCAATTCTTGGGACACAATTGAATGAAGAATACAAGTGCAACATATTTGATGGAAAATGGGTTTACGATCCAAAGGGAAGTCCTATGTACAAAGGGGCACAGTGTCCGTTTCTTAGTGACCAGGTCAGCTGCCAAAGGAATGGAAGGTCGGATTTCATATATGAGAAATGGAGCTGGGAGGCCAAGGGGTGTAAGATTCCAAG GTTTGACGCAACAGACATGTTGGAGAGACTAAGAGGAAAGAGAGTGATCATAGTTGGAGACTCCCTTAACAGAAACCAGTGGGAATCCCTAGCTTGTCTTCTTTACTCAGCTCTACCTCCCTCTCAAACCCTAGTCGACGTGAAAAGCGGCACCTACAAGGTCTTCACAGCTAAG GCGTACAACTTTTCTGTTGAATTCTACTGGAGCCCATTTTTAATGCAGCAAAATGTGAACCAAGATAATGGTGCTAGAATTCTTAGGCTTGACAGAGTTGCAACCTCGGCCATGAAGTGGATAGGGGCAGACATTATGCTATTCAACACCGGTCACTG GTGGGACTTGTTTCAATACGAGGGCAAAACAGTGGAGAATATGGATATTGAATCAGCATTTGATATGGCAATGAATACCTGGGCACGTTGGGTTGATCAAAATGTGGATGCGACTAAAACAAGAGTCTTCTTCCGCAGCATTTCACCAGAGCACAAGGGAAAGCATTGGTGTTACAACAAAACCCAACCCATTGAAGATGATTCCTACGAAACAACATTTCCGGGGAAAATTATAAAAGTTGTTGAGAGAACAATGCAGCGCATGAAGACCCCGGTGACGTACCTGAACATTACAAAGCTGTCTCAGCATCGAAAAGATGCACATCCAGCAGTTTATGCAACAAAGAAGTGGAAGCAGTTGTTAGCTTTGCAAAATAGAAAACCGGAGACTTATGCTGATTGCAGCCACTGGTGTTTGCCTGGCCTGCCAGATACCTGGAATAGACTATTGTATGTATCTTTGGTCTTGGACACCTCCAAAGTCATTCTTAGTTCTTAA
- the LOC137709553 gene encoding uncharacterized protein isoform X2 has translation MDVKGVTWVGGVYQKFETMCLEVEEDMYQDTVKFVENQVQTVGASVKEFYADVMQDLVCHSSVNLEIMPAFGDPVENNFHVDNSKKSRVSKKGEPVKVDVEKLSGDSEVIAAMNMDMDHKSLFRGQHMDEYRMLSSGNCAGGACSDVYLRQDYDGSNFNNSNSVVKENPIKENFPGAITPVESDLGRPSSSCRVNLNDTHEVSRKCRDAVITPSIAEGMTFKSTRESCVIANASQCTADASVDSRTSNMIVLDKLEAKEWNEITDSSFGGASVESNGGLHDSNFHATESNIVVHGTETSQQSEGAKLEETCVMVTGEDVHFVPRVDSKHRPDKNAFALRKRSARKQEYEQLALWYGDDEKSNLESGERLGHSLTVEETQKSPAHEFCESEWEIL, from the exons ATGGATGTGAAAGGTGTAACCTGGGTTGGGGGTGTATACCAGAAATTCGAGACTATGTGCTTGGAGGTAGAAGAAGATATGTACCAG GACACAGTCAAATTTGTTGAGAATCAGGTACAGACTGTCGGTGCAAGTGTTAAAGAGTTCTACGCAGATGTAATGCAAGATTTGGTCTGTCACTCTTCAGTGAATTTGGAGATTATGCCAGCCTTTGGGGACCCTGTAGAAAATAATTTTCATGTTGATAATTCTAAAAAATCAAGGGTTAGTAAGAAAGGAGAGCCGGTAAAAGTTGATGTTGAAAAATTGAGTGGGGATTCAGAGGTGATTGCTGCAATGAATATGGATATGGACCATAAATCATTGTTCCGTGGACAGCACATGGATGAATATCGCATGCTATCCTCAGGGAATTGTGCTGGAGGAGCATGCTCTGATGTATACTTAAGACAAGACTATGATGGGAGtaattttaataattcaaactcGGTTGTCAAAGAAAACCCAATCAAGGAGAACTTTCCCGGGGCAATCACTCCGGTTGAATCTGATTTAGGCAGGCCATCATCATCCTGCCGTGTAAATTTGAATGATACCCATGAAGTTTCGAGGAAATGTAGAGATGCAGTTATAACCCCATCTATAGCCGAAGGTATGACCTTTAAGTCCACAAGGGAAAGTTGTGTGATTGCAAATGCAAGCCAATGTACAGCTGATGCTTCAGTTGACAGCCGAACATCTAATATGATTGTTTTGGATAAATTGGAAGCAAAAGAATGGAACGAAATAACAGATTCATCCTTTGGTGGCGCATCAGTGGAATCAAATG GGGGTTTGCATGACTCCAATTTTCATGCAACTGAGAGTAATATTGTTGTACATGGAACGGAAACCAGTCAACAATCTGAAGGGGCAAAGCTTGAGGAGACTTGTGTAATGGTGACTGGTGAGGACGTTCATTTTGTTCCTCGCGTGGACAGCAAACATAGGCCTGACaag AATGCCTTTGCTTTGAGGAAGAGGTCAGCAAGGAAGCAAGAATATGAGCAGCTTGCATTATGGTATGGGGATgatgaaaaatcaaatttagaaaGTGGAGAACGTCTCGGGCATTCTTTGACTGTGGAGGAGACACAGAAATCACCAGCTCATGAATTTTGTGAATCTGAATGGGAGATTCTCTAG
- the LOC137709553 gene encoding uncharacterized protein isoform X1, with product MDVKGVTWVGGVYQKFETMCLEVEEDMYQDTVKFVENQVQTVGASVKEFYADVMQDLVCHSSVNLEIMPAFGDPVENNFHVDNSKKSRVSKKGEPVKVDVEKLSGDSEVIAAMNMDMDHKSLFRGQHMDEYRMLSSGNCAGGACSDVYLRQDYDGSNFNNSNSVVKENPIKENFPGAITPVESDLGRPSSSCRVNLNDTHEVSRKCRDAVITPSIAEGMTFKSTRESCVIANASQCTADASVDSRTSNMIVLDKLEAKEWNEITDSSFGGASVESNGGLHDSNFHATESNIVVHGTETSQQSEGAKLEETCVMVTGEDVHFVPRVDSKHRPDKKKIQNAFALRKRSARKQEYEQLALWYGDDEKSNLESGERLGHSLTVEETQKSPAHEFCESEWEIL from the exons ATGGATGTGAAAGGTGTAACCTGGGTTGGGGGTGTATACCAGAAATTCGAGACTATGTGCTTGGAGGTAGAAGAAGATATGTACCAG GACACAGTCAAATTTGTTGAGAATCAGGTACAGACTGTCGGTGCAAGTGTTAAAGAGTTCTACGCAGATGTAATGCAAGATTTGGTCTGTCACTCTTCAGTGAATTTGGAGATTATGCCAGCCTTTGGGGACCCTGTAGAAAATAATTTTCATGTTGATAATTCTAAAAAATCAAGGGTTAGTAAGAAAGGAGAGCCGGTAAAAGTTGATGTTGAAAAATTGAGTGGGGATTCAGAGGTGATTGCTGCAATGAATATGGATATGGACCATAAATCATTGTTCCGTGGACAGCACATGGATGAATATCGCATGCTATCCTCAGGGAATTGTGCTGGAGGAGCATGCTCTGATGTATACTTAAGACAAGACTATGATGGGAGtaattttaataattcaaactcGGTTGTCAAAGAAAACCCAATCAAGGAGAACTTTCCCGGGGCAATCACTCCGGTTGAATCTGATTTAGGCAGGCCATCATCATCCTGCCGTGTAAATTTGAATGATACCCATGAAGTTTCGAGGAAATGTAGAGATGCAGTTATAACCCCATCTATAGCCGAAGGTATGACCTTTAAGTCCACAAGGGAAAGTTGTGTGATTGCAAATGCAAGCCAATGTACAGCTGATGCTTCAGTTGACAGCCGAACATCTAATATGATTGTTTTGGATAAATTGGAAGCAAAAGAATGGAACGAAATAACAGATTCATCCTTTGGTGGCGCATCAGTGGAATCAAATG GGGGTTTGCATGACTCCAATTTTCATGCAACTGAGAGTAATATTGTTGTACATGGAACGGAAACCAGTCAACAATCTGAAGGGGCAAAGCTTGAGGAGACTTGTGTAATGGTGACTGGTGAGGACGTTCATTTTGTTCCTCGCGTGGACAGCAAACATAGGCCTGACaag AAAAAAATTCAGAATGCCTTTGCTTTGAGGAAGAGGTCAGCAAGGAAGCAAGAATATGAGCAGCTTGCATTATGGTATGGGGATgatgaaaaatcaaatttagaaaGTGGAGAACGTCTCGGGCATTCTTTGACTGTGGAGGAGACACAGAAATCACCAGCTCATGAATTTTGTGAATCTGAATGGGAGATTCTCTAG
- the LOC137708436 gene encoding uncharacterized protein At1g03900-like, translating into MEKEPVVPSEQEETEAEALELVLFQVPECYVYLIPPRKSAASYRADEWDVNKWVWEGILKVISKGEECIIRLEDKNTSELYARAFLRNGEPHPVEPVIDSSRYFVLRVEENIDGRLRHAFIGLGFRERTEAYDFQAALHDHMKYLDKKKTAEEMEQKFQQTSSVDYSLKEGETIVLQLKNKTAEIVKSKVSENNSSPEKRANKKEPLICIKPPPPPLAPLSPSATVDKSSSNLPSNLNLEGTSKHEASESTEHKSKETSSSGNQSTQDIPDDDFGDFQTAV; encoded by the exons ATGGAGAAGGAACCGGTGGTACCGAGCGAGCAAGAAGAAACGGAAGCTGAAGCTTTGGAGCTTGTTCTTTTTCAAGTGCCTGAATGTTACGTATACTTG ATACCGCCAAGGAAAAGTGCAGCTTCATACAG GGCTGATGAATGGGATGTAAACAAATGGGTATGGGAAGGGATATTGAAAGTAATCAGCAAAGGAGAAGAGTGCATTATCAGACTTGAAGATAAGAACACCA GTGAACTATATGCTCGGGCGTTTTTGAGAAATGGAGAACCTCATCCAGTAGAACCTGTAATTGATAGCAGCAG ATATTTTGTTCTACGTGTAGAGGAGAACATTG ATGGTCGACTTCGGCATGCATTCATTGGCCTTGGATTTCGAGAAAGAACAGAAGCTTATGATTTCCAAGCTGCCTTGCATGATCACATGAA ATATCTGGACAAAAAGAAAACTGCGGAAGAGATGGAACAAAAATTTCAGCAAACTTCCTCAGTTGATTACAGCTTAAAAGAGGGGGAGACTATTGTACTACAATTAAAGAAT AAAACTGCCGAAATCGTGAAGTCCAAGGTTTCGGAGAACAACTCCTCACCAGAGAAAAGGGCTAACAAAAAAGAACCCTTGATTTGTATCAAACCACCACCTCCTCCCCTGGCACCACTTTCGCCTTCTGCTACTGTTGACAAGTCTTCCTCAAACTTGCCTTCAAATCTCAACCTTGAGGGAACTTCTAAGCACGAGGCCTCAGAATCAACGGAACACAAGTCGAAAGAAACAAGCTCTTCCGGGAATCAAAGCACTCAAGATATACCAGATGACGACTTTGGGGATTTTCAGACGGCTGTTTAA
- the LOC137708913 gene encoding protein trichome birefringence-like 1, producing MQQNVNQDNGARILRLDRVATSAMKWIGADIMVFNTGHWWDLFQYEGKTVENMDIESAFDMAMNTWARWVDQNVDATKTRVFFRSISPEHKGKHWRYNKTQPIEDDSYETTFPGKIIKVVERTMQRMKTLVTYLNITKLSQHRKDAHPAVYATKKWMQLLALQNRKPETYADCSHRCLPGLPDTWNRLLYICMYLWSWTPPKSFLVC from the exons ATGCAGCAAAATGTGAACCAAGATAATGGTGCTAGAATTCTTAGGCTTGACAGAGTTGCAACCTCGGCCATGAAGTGGATAGGGGCAGACATTATGGTGTTCAACACCGGTCACTG GTGGGACTTGTTTCAATACGAGGGCAAAACAGTGGAGAATATGGATATTGAATCAGCATTTGATATGGCAATGAATACCTGGGCACGTTGGGTTGATCAAAATGTGGATGCGACTAAAACAAGAGTCTTCTTCCGCAGCATTTCACCAGAGCACAAGGGAAAGCATTGGCGTTACAACAAAACCCAACCCATTGAAGACGATTCCTACGAAACAACATTTCCGGGGAAAATTATAAAAGTTGTTGAGAGAACAATGCAGCGCATGAAGACCCTGGTGACGTACCTGAACATTACAAAGCTGTCTCAGCATCGAAAAGATGCACATCCAGCAGTTTATGCAACAAAGAAGTGGATGCAGTTGTTAGCTTTGCAAAATAGAAAACCGGAGACTTATGCTGATTGCAGCCACCGGTGTTTGCCTGGCCTGCCAGATACCTGGAATAGGCTATTGTATATTTGTATGTATCTTTGGTCTTGGACACCTCCAAAGTCATTCTTAGTATGTTAG
- the LOC137708064 gene encoding uncharacterized protein, with protein MINMDVKGATWVGVVYQKFETMCLEVEEDMYQDTVKFVENQVQTVGASVKKFYADVMQDLVCHSSAFGDPVENNFHVDNSKKSKVSKKGEPVKVDVEKLSGDSEVIAAMNMDMDHKSLFCGQHMDEYRMLSSGNCAGGACSDVYLRQDYDGSNFNNSNSVVKENPIKENFPGAITLVESDLGRPSSSCCVNLNDTHEVSRKCRDTAITPSITKGVTCKSTRESCVIANASQCTADVSVDSRTSNMIVLDKLEAKEWNEIPDSSFGGSSVESNGSSPSGQVHSEKHAAEEISASHPGGLHDSNFHATESNTVVHGTETIQQSERVKLEETCVMVTDEDVHFVPHVDSKHRPDKKKIQNAFALRKRSARKQEYEQIALWYGDDEKSNLESGERLGHSPTVEETQKSPAHEFCESEWEIL; from the exons ATGATCAATATGGATGTGAAAGGTGCAACCTGGGTTGGGGTTGTATACCAGAAATTCGAGACTATGTGCTTGGAGGTAGAAGAAGATATGTACCAG GACACAGTCAAATTTGTTGAGAATCAGGTACAGACTGTTGGTGCAAGTGTTAAAAAGTTCTACGCAGATGTAATGCAAGATTTGGTCTGTCACTCTTCAGCCTTTGGGGACCCTGTAGAAAATAATTTTCATGTTGATAATTCTAAAAAGTCAAAGGTTAGCAAGAAAGGAGAGCCGGTAAAAGTTGATGTTGAAAAATTGAGTGGGGATTCAGAGGTGATTGCTGCAATGAATATGGATATGGACCATAAATCATTGTTCTGTGGACAGCACATGGATGAATATCGCATGCTATCCTCAGGGAATTGTGCTGGAGGAGCATGCTCTGATGTATACTTAAGACAAGACTATGATGGGAGtaattttaataattcaaactcGGTTGTCAAAGAAAACCCAATCAAGGAGAACTTTCCCGGGGCAATCACTCTGGTTGAATCTGATTTGGGCAGGCCATCATCATCCTGCTGTGTAAATTTGAATGATACCCATGAAGTTTCGAGGAAATGTAGAGATACAGCTATAACGCCATCTATAACCAAAGGTGTGACATGTAAGTCCACAAGGGAAAGTTGTGTGATTGCAAATGCAAGCCAATGTACAGCTGATGTTTCAGTTGACAGCCGAACATCTAATATGATTGTTTTGGATAAATTGGAAGCAAAAGAATGGAACGAAATACCGGATTCATCCTTTGGTGGCTCATCAGTAGAATCAAATG GATCCTCTCCAAGTGGACAAGTACACTCTGAAAAACATGCTGCCGAGGAAATCTCTGCGTCTCATCCTG GGGGTTTGCATGACTCCAATTTTCATGCAACTGAGAGTAATACTGTTGTACATGGAACGGAAACCATTCAACAATCTGAAAGGGTAAAGCTTGAGGAGACTTGTGTAATGGTGACTGATGAGGACGTTCATTTTGTTCCTCACGTGGACAGCAAGCATAGGCCTGACAAG AAAAAAATTCAGAATGCCTTTGCTTTGAGGAAGAGGTCAGCAAGGAAGCAAGAATATGAGCAGATTGCATTATGGTATGGGGATgatgaaaaatcaaatttagaaaGTGGAGAACGTCTCGGGCATTCTCCGACTGTGGAGGAGACACAGAAATCACCAGCTCATGAATTTTGTGAATCTGAATGGGAGATTCTCTAG